One Rosa chinensis cultivar Old Blush chromosome 5, RchiOBHm-V2, whole genome shotgun sequence genomic region harbors:
- the LOC112168417 gene encoding G-type lectin S-receptor-like serine/threonine-protein kinase At1g67520 translates to MSSLRFQLPNSLNLSFLIFAILWTYHEAARDTLKLGDTLNSSSSLVSAKGKFTMCFYVNDENSNSSYLAAWQTGSRNHAWIANRYTPVLYPSGVLTLDMNKTLKIMHKGGDPVVLFRASETNSIHSTSSVVATLLDSGNFIVQELNYDGTMRQVLWQSFDYPTDTLLPGMKVGVNHKNGHIWFLSAWSGEEQPAPGPFTLDWDPSGRELKIKRRAVVYWTSGIFRDGQFEFMKPYDELGTLRYKFSIVSNENEDYFTYTSASVNQSYGPQWVLNIFGRLLDLNGNVIAPADQCYGFTTDGGCQRRDYPSCRHIGDTFVETNGFFRSLTSNMTTKHDSNTSLTLSDCKAACWEDCDCLGFMTLFENQTGCEFWVGNWTFSSRDLFGYANPRIFVLSGLSRNDTNSADTTNEESDTNSWIWIGTSIAAALLLMVLCILCYLLRRRKSLLSGKCQQKIENELLDLVQSDKSLDAEGLPNDGKMGHNDLSAYTYASVLAATSNFSDENKLGEGGFGPVYRGKSWTGRDIAVKRLSRCSGQGTLEFKNELILISELQHTNLVQLLGFCIHGEERMLIYEYMPNKSLDFFLFDTTRRMLLDWNKRFSIIEGIAQGLLYLHKYSRVRVIHRDLKASNILLDENMIPRISDFGLARIFMHDEPEANTHRVVGTHGYMSPEYAMEGIFSTKSDVYSFGVLMLEIISGRKSSSFNDNDHVLNIVGYAWELWKQGLGLQLMDPTLCSSYIEDQLLRCFHVGLLCVEEKAVDRPTMSDVISMLTNEGMSPPAPTKPAFCTGRKVVGNGKDGNRSESVNDISDYEFEGR, encoded by the exons ATGAGTTCGTTGCGGTTTCAGTTGCCTAATAG TCTCAACTTGTCCTTCCTCATTTTTGCAATCTTATGGACTTATCATGAGGCAGCAAGGGACACACTTAAACTAGGGGACACTCTCAATTCATCGAGTTCCTTGGTTTCTGCAAAGGGAAAGTTCACTATGTGTTTCTATGTAAATGATGAAAATTCCAACTCCAGCTACCTAGCTGCATGGCAGACGGGAAGTAGAAATCACGCATGGATTGCCAACCGATACACACCAGTATTATACCCTTCCGGAGTTCTAACATTGGACatgaataaaacattaaaaattatGCACAAAGGTGGTGATCCTGTGGTGCTTTTCCGGGCTTCTGAAACTAACAGTATTCACAGTACTAGTAGTGTTGTGGCTACTCTGTTGGATTCTGGAAATTTTATTGTGCAAGAACTGAACTATGATGGAACAATGAGGCAGGTACTGTGGCAAAGTTTTGATTATCCTACAGACACCCTTTTGCCAGGCATGAAAGTAGGAGTTAACCACAAAAATGGCCACATTTGGTTTCTTTCAGCATGGTCAGGTGAGGAACAACCAGCACCAGGGCCTTTCACCCTTGATTGGGACCCTAGTGGACGTGAACTGAAAATAAAGCGACGTGCGGTGGTTTATTGGACCAGTGGAATCTTTAGAGATGGGCAATTCGAATTTATGAAACCTTATGATGAATTGGGTACTCTCAGGTATAAGTTTAGCATTGTTTCGAATGAGAATGAAGACTACTTCACTTACACTAGTGCTAGTGTCAATCAAAGCTACGGACCACAATGGGTGCTAAACATCTTTGGGCGACTCCTTGATTTAAATGGAAATGTTATTGCGCCAGCAGATCAGTGTTATGGCTTTACCACCGATGGAGGGTGCCAGAGACGGGACTATCCCAGTTGCAGGCATATTGGTGACACATTTGTTGAAACGAATGGTTTCTTCAGATCACTCACATCCAATATGACAACGAAGCATGATTCAAATACAAGTCTCACCCTTAGTGATTGTAAGGCAGCTTGTTGGGAGGATTGTGACTGTCTTGGATTCATGACTCTCTTCGAAAATCAGACTGGATGTGAATTTTGGGTCGGAAACTGGACCTTTAGTTCACGTGACCTCTTTGGTTATGCTAATCCAAGAATTTTTGTCCTATCTGGATTATCTCGCAATG ATACAAACAGTGCAGATACAACCAACGAAGAATCAGATACTAACAGTTGGATATGGATTGGTACTTCCATTGCTGCTGCTCTGTTATTAATGGTGCTTTGCATCTTGTGTTATCtcctaagaagaagaaaatccctCCTTTCAG GGAAATGCCAGCAAAAGATTGAGAATGAATTGCTAGATTTGGTGCAATCTGATAAATCGCTTGATGCTGAGGGGCTTCCTAATGATGGAAAGATGGGACATAATGATTTAAGTGCATATACTTATGCATCTGTCTTGGCTGCTACAAGCAACTTTTCTGATGAAAACAAACTTGGAGAGGGAGGATTTGGACCTGTTTATAGG GGGAAGTCGTGGACAGGAAGAGACATAGCTGTGAAGAGACTTTCTAGATGTTCAGGGCAAGGAACATTAGAGTTTAAGAATGAATTGATACTAATATCTGAACTCCAACATACTAACCTTGTTCAACTTCTGGGATTTTGCATTCACGGGGAAGAGAGGATGTTGATATATGAGTATATGCCAAACAAAAGCTTGGACTTCTTCTTATTCG ATACAACCAGACGGATGCTATTAGATTGGAATAAGCGTTTCAGTATAATAGAAGGAATAGCTCAAGGATTGCTTTATTTGCACAAATACTCCAGGGTGAGGGTAATTCATAGAGATTTAAAAGCTAGTAACATTCTACTTGATGAAAACATGATTCCCAGAATATCTGACTTTGGTTTGGCAAGGATTTTCATGCATGATGAACCAGAAGCAAATACTCATAGGGTTGTCGGTACACA TGGTTACATGTCTCCTGAGTATGCCATGGAGGGAATTTTCTCCACAAAATCTGATGTCTACAGTTTTGGTGTGCTAATGCTTGAAATCATAAGTGGAAGGAAAAGCAGTAGTTTCAACGATAATGATCATGTGTTGAATATAGTAGGATAT GCATGGGAGTTGTGGAAACAAGGTCTTGGGTTACAATTAATGGATCCAACACTGTGCAGCTCATATATTGAAGATCAATTGTTGAGATGCTTCCATGTTGGTCTGCTTTGTGTGGAAGAAAAGGCAGTTGATCGACCCACCATGTCTGATGTCATATCTATGCTAACAAATGAAGGCATGTCACCACCTGCACCTACAAAACCAGCATTTTGTACGGGAAGAAAAGTCGTTGGGAATGGTAAAGATGGAAATCGATCAGAATCAGTAAATGATATATCGGATTATGAATTTGAGGGACGTTAA